A stretch of Deinobacterium chartae DNA encodes these proteins:
- a CDS encoding sucrase ferredoxin gives MSAPNPSAPPRLRLCSVEARRSGEDPIGSALPWQHGFVLELPVGGWDRYRDTASWSERRKAAYTRLGEYYRRTGHYIGQFMAQTDHEPEGGRSGPWRVRHYARPGGQTHGYLRQDYRLDEATFDHLLEALSLDPLNPDLSALARWRIAVPVRPGHRDFHVCTHGRVDAACGKFGFPFYRWLQDRLGDLEGRAWRTSHFGGHHYAPTLVELPSGRAWAWLDPAITKAILQRQGPITAVLGHYRGRSTLDRFAQHLEREGMRLEGWNWFDFRVDGHTVQTCGGRDPEWATARLQFTRPDGTAGRLEGRFERAGEVQTLLHSGGEFGPVTQYRLAHLEVCR, from the coding sequence ATGAGCGCCCCTAACCCGTCCGCCCCACCCCGCCTGCGGCTGTGCTCGGTCGAAGCGCGCCGCAGCGGAGAGGACCCGATAGGCAGCGCCCTCCCCTGGCAGCACGGTTTCGTGCTCGAACTGCCTGTAGGCGGCTGGGACCGTTACCGCGACACCGCCAGCTGGAGCGAACGCCGCAAGGCCGCCTATACCCGGCTGGGCGAGTATTACCGCCGCACCGGGCACTACATCGGCCAGTTCATGGCCCAGACCGACCACGAACCCGAAGGCGGACGCAGCGGGCCTTGGCGGGTCCGTCACTATGCGCGGCCCGGCGGACAGACCCACGGTTACCTGCGGCAGGATTACCGCCTGGACGAAGCGACCTTCGATCACCTGCTCGAGGCCCTCAGCCTCGATCCCCTGAACCCGGACCTCTCGGCTCTGGCACGGTGGCGGATTGCGGTCCCGGTGCGACCAGGGCACCGTGATTTTCACGTCTGCACGCACGGACGGGTGGACGCCGCCTGCGGCAAGTTCGGCTTTCCGTTTTACCGCTGGCTGCAAGACCGCCTGGGCGACCTCGAGGGACGCGCGTGGCGCACCAGCCATTTCGGAGGACACCACTACGCGCCCACGCTGGTCGAGTTGCCCTCGGGCCGGGCGTGGGCCTGGCTGGACCCGGCGATCACCAAAGCGATTTTGCAGCGCCAGGGGCCGATTACGGCGGTGCTGGGCCACTACCGGGGCCGCAGCACCCTCGACCGCTTCGCGCAGCACCTCGAGCGCGAGGGCATGCGTCTCGAGGGCTGGAACTGGTTCGATTTCCGCGTGGACGGTCACACCGTGCAGACCTGCGGCGGCCGCGACCCCGAGTGGGCCACCGCCCGCCTGCAGTTCACGCGTCCCGATGGCACGGCGGGCCGCCTCGAGGGACGCTTCGAGCGCGCCGGGGAGGTGCAGACCCTGCTGCACAGCGGCGGCGAGTTCGGCCCGGTGACGCAGTACCGCCTGGCCCACCTCGAGGTCTGCCGCTGA
- a CDS encoding ABC transporter substrate-binding protein: MKHRMISLTLASLAALTASQAFAQYKGPKVTITYLHGFTGADRPVMEALIKRFNETHPNIVVRGQAQPWTTTWQQLPALVASGRAPDVVVINEDQITGFIARGALSPLSSADLKAAGIDKNRFYKPLFQTADYKGQSYGLPVSSVAYVMFYNKDLMKKVGLDPNKPPQTRAEFLKAAQACTVDKAGKKAGEQGFNPKNLDTWGVSLYNNWVGARAAYAAILQNGSSLVDKNLNAAFNSPQAVEAVQFLVDLVTKYNVARPNSTEEAELAAFSQGKVCMFPSGQWYLDRFEQQKMNFGVAFFPRIGGSKQDAAWGGSSHLTLPKQRPNYDKNKRAAALEFMNWLTLPAQNLTWTETGSLPTMSAVAKDKKFADKPIAGVFSKLSNIYATSGFPWGGQVLVPFDNAWENAYLGKKSVKKALDDGVNDSNKQVAQARKSFQ, from the coding sequence ATGAAACACCGCATGATTTCCCTGACCCTCGCCAGCCTGGCGGCCCTGACGGCTTCGCAGGCCTTCGCGCAGTACAAGGGACCCAAGGTGACGATCACCTACCTGCACGGCTTTACCGGTGCGGACCGCCCGGTGATGGAAGCCCTGATCAAGCGCTTCAACGAAACGCATCCGAACATCGTCGTGCGCGGGCAGGCACAGCCCTGGACCACCACCTGGCAGCAACTTCCGGCGCTGGTCGCCTCGGGCCGCGCTCCGGACGTGGTGGTGATCAACGAGGACCAGATCACCGGCTTTATCGCGCGCGGCGCTCTTTCGCCGCTGAGCAGCGCGGACCTCAAGGCGGCGGGCATCGACAAGAACCGCTTCTACAAGCCGCTGTTCCAGACCGCCGATTACAAGGGGCAGTCCTACGGCCTGCCGGTGTCCTCGGTGGCTTATGTGATGTTCTACAACAAGGACCTGATGAAAAAGGTCGGGCTGGACCCCAACAAGCCCCCGCAGACCCGGGCCGAGTTCCTCAAGGCCGCGCAGGCCTGCACCGTGGACAAGGCGGGCAAAAAAGCGGGTGAGCAGGGCTTCAATCCCAAGAACCTCGATACCTGGGGGGTGAGCTTGTACAACAACTGGGTCGGGGCCCGCGCCGCGTACGCCGCGATCTTGCAAAACGGCAGCAGCCTGGTCGACAAGAACCTGAACGCTGCTTTCAACTCGCCGCAGGCGGTCGAGGCCGTGCAGTTCCTGGTGGATCTGGTGACCAAGTACAACGTGGCACGCCCGAATTCCACCGAGGAGGCCGAACTCGCGGCGTTCAGCCAGGGCAAGGTTTGCATGTTCCCCTCGGGCCAGTGGTACCTGGACCGCTTCGAGCAACAGAAAATGAATTTCGGCGTGGCCTTCTTCCCTCGCATCGGCGGGAGCAAGCAAGACGCCGCCTGGGGTGGCTCGAGCCACCTGACCCTGCCCAAGCAGCGGCCCAACTACGACAAGAACAAGCGCGCCGCCGCCTTGGAATTCATGAACTGGCTGACCTTACCGGCGCAGAACCTCACCTGGACCGAAACGGGCAGCCTGCCCACCATGTCAGCGGTTGCCAAGGACAAGAAGTTCGCGGACAAACCGATTGCCGGGGTGTTCAGCAAGCTCAGCAACATCTACGCCACCTCGGGCTTCCCCTGGGGCGGACAGGTGCTAGTACCTTTTGATAACGCCTGGGAGAACGCCTACCTGGGCAAGAAGAGCGTCAAGAAGGCCCTGGATGACGGTGTGAACGACTCGAACAAACAGGTTGCCCAGGCCCGCAAGAGCTTTCAGTAA
- a CDS encoding glycoside hydrolase family 2 protein, producing the protein MKDTTHPRPLLRREHWRDLCGTWRFAFDPAAAWHQPEDVVFDREIQVPYPPESIASGIHDTGFHPVVWYSTRVQLEPHERQGRLLLHFGAVDYRAKVWVNGRMAVEHRGGHIPFYADITELIGEDGSFEITVRAEDDPHDLAKPRGKQDWMLEPHEIWYPRTTGIWQPVWIEVVPETRIARLSWTPHLERWEFGLEIAVIGPLKPGLQVRVRMYDGERLLADDRYGVLQIETFRRIGLADPGIDDYRNDLLWSPEHPNLLDAVIELVDGDTVIDRVESYTAMRSVGIAANRFYLNGRPYFLRMVLDQGYWPESLMTATDDELRRDVELTKMLGFNGARKHQKIENPRWLYWCDRLGLLVWEEMPSPYRFTSRTVDRLVNEWVEVIKRDYSHPCIVAWVPFNESWGVPDLPSNPAHQDYVRALYHLTKTLDPSRPVIGNDGWEHVATDMIAVHDYTTDPREIYERYRTLEAAQFSLNRFLPGGRTITLPGFSVDEHPIVLSEFGGIAYAPREANTWGYSRATDEEALRNEYVALLEALNQCQGIAGFCYTQLTDTFQEANGLLYMDRRPKTDIEPIARATRGARHAREIDLDPNPDPYGYSKRWRQRSKA; encoded by the coding sequence TTGAAAGACACCACCCACCCCAGACCGCTGCTGCGCCGCGAACACTGGCGAGACCTGTGTGGTACCTGGCGTTTCGCGTTTGACCCCGCTGCTGCGTGGCATCAGCCCGAAGACGTCGTCTTCGACCGGGAAATCCAGGTGCCCTATCCGCCCGAAAGCATTGCCAGCGGCATTCACGACACCGGCTTTCACCCGGTCGTGTGGTACTCGACCCGCGTGCAACTCGAGCCGCACGAGCGCCAGGGCCGCCTGCTGCTGCACTTCGGTGCGGTAGATTACCGCGCCAAGGTATGGGTCAACGGACGCATGGCGGTCGAGCACCGTGGCGGACACATTCCCTTCTACGCCGACATCACCGAACTGATCGGTGAAGACGGCAGCTTCGAGATCACCGTGCGCGCCGAAGACGATCCGCACGACCTGGCCAAGCCGCGCGGCAAACAGGACTGGATGCTCGAACCGCACGAGATCTGGTACCCACGCACCACCGGCATCTGGCAGCCGGTGTGGATCGAGGTGGTCCCCGAGACCCGCATCGCCCGGCTCAGCTGGACCCCGCACCTCGAGCGCTGGGAGTTCGGCCTCGAGATCGCCGTGATCGGCCCCTTAAAACCCGGGTTGCAGGTCCGCGTGCGCATGTACGACGGTGAACGCCTGCTGGCCGACGACCGCTACGGTGTGCTGCAGATCGAGACCTTCCGGCGCATCGGCCTTGCGGATCCCGGCATCGACGACTACCGCAACGACTTGCTGTGGAGTCCCGAGCACCCCAACCTGCTCGACGCGGTGATCGAGCTGGTCGACGGCGACACGGTCATCGACCGGGTCGAGAGCTACACCGCGATGCGTAGCGTGGGCATCGCGGCCAACCGCTTCTACCTCAACGGCCGCCCGTATTTTCTGCGCATGGTCCTCGACCAGGGCTACTGGCCCGAGAGCCTGATGACCGCCACCGACGACGAACTGCGCCGCGACGTGGAACTCACCAAGATGCTGGGCTTCAACGGTGCGCGCAAGCACCAGAAGATCGAAAACCCGCGCTGGCTGTACTGGTGTGACCGCCTGGGCCTGCTGGTGTGGGAGGAGATGCCCAGCCCCTACCGCTTCACCTCGCGCACGGTGGACCGCCTCGTCAACGAGTGGGTCGAGGTGATCAAACGCGACTACTCGCACCCCTGCATCGTTGCCTGGGTACCCTTCAACGAATCGTGGGGCGTGCCGGACCTGCCCAGCAACCCCGCCCACCAAGACTACGTGCGCGCCCTGTACCACCTCACCAAGACCTTGGACCCCTCGAGGCCGGTGATCGGTAACGACGGCTGGGAACACGTTGCGACCGATATGATCGCGGTGCACGACTACACCACCGACCCGCGTGAGATCTACGAGCGCTACCGCACCCTCGAGGCGGCGCAGTTCTCGCTGAACCGCTTTTTGCCGGGAGGGCGCACCATCACCCTGCCAGGATTCTCGGTGGACGAGCACCCGATCGTGCTCTCCGAGTTTGGCGGCATCGCCTACGCGCCGCGCGAGGCCAACACCTGGGGGTACAGCCGCGCTACCGACGAGGAGGCGCTGCGCAACGAATACGTGGCCCTGCTCGAGGCCTTAAACCAGTGCCAGGGCATCGCGGGCTTCTGCTACACGCAGCTGACCGATACCTTCCAGGAGGCCAACGGACTGCTGTACATGGACCGTCGGCCCAAGACCGACATCGAACCGATCGCGCGCGCCACGCGCGGTGCCCGCCACGCCCGCGAGATTGACCTGGATCCCAACCCCGATCCGTACGGTTACTCGAAACGCTGGAGACAAAGGAGCAAGGCATGA
- a CDS encoding glycosyltransferase family 1 protein, which produces MASSAPDLICVSHLRWNFVYQRPQHLMSRAARTRRVYYLEEPVFEGGHELELRRDPCGVTVCVPHLEEGTDPETARRQVARLLEDLIEREGLRDYALWIYSPMDLPIIEALEPVATVYDAMDELANFRFAPPELREREQELFRRADLVFTGGYRLWEAKRTRHPSVHPFPSSVDVPHFAQAREGLPEPADQARIPRPRLGFFGVLDERFDPELIRTVAAHRPEWQFVLIGPVVKISEDDLPKGPNLHYLGMKPYAELPAYLAHWDVALMPFARNEATEFISPTKTPEYLAAGVPVVSTDIFDVVREYGSLGLVRIATDADSFEAQIESALTSDNSDRRARADAYLSTLSWDQTWARMEALIQAAEHRQTLQHDGAADD; this is translated from the coding sequence ATGGCTAGCTCTGCACCTGATCTGATCTGTGTTTCCCACCTGCGCTGGAACTTCGTATACCAGCGCCCGCAACACCTGATGTCCCGCGCTGCACGCACCCGTCGGGTGTATTACCTCGAGGAACCGGTCTTTGAGGGCGGCCACGAACTCGAACTGCGCCGCGACCCCTGCGGGGTCACCGTCTGCGTGCCACACCTCGAGGAGGGTACCGACCCCGAAACGGCCCGCCGCCAGGTGGCACGCCTGCTCGAGGACCTGATCGAGCGCGAGGGCTTACGCGACTACGCGCTGTGGATCTACAGCCCCATGGACCTGCCCATCATCGAGGCCCTCGAGCCGGTCGCGACCGTATACGACGCGATGGACGAACTCGCCAACTTCCGCTTTGCCCCGCCCGAGCTGCGTGAGCGCGAACAGGAGCTGTTCCGGCGCGCCGACCTCGTCTTCACCGGCGGTTACCGCCTGTGGGAAGCCAAGCGGACCCGGCATCCCTCGGTGCACCCGTTTCCCTCGAGCGTGGACGTGCCGCACTTCGCACAGGCGCGTGAGGGGCTGCCCGAGCCGGCCGATCAGGCGCGCATCCCACGCCCACGCCTCGGGTTCTTCGGCGTGCTCGACGAACGCTTCGACCCCGAACTGATCCGCACCGTCGCTGCGCACCGCCCGGAGTGGCAGTTCGTCCTGATCGGCCCGGTCGTCAAGATCTCCGAAGACGACCTGCCCAAGGGCCCCAACCTGCACTACCTGGGGATGAAGCCCTACGCCGAGCTGCCGGCCTACCTGGCGCACTGGGATGTGGCCCTGATGCCCTTTGCGCGCAACGAGGCCACCGAGTTCATCTCGCCCACCAAAACGCCCGAGTACCTGGCCGCCGGGGTGCCGGTGGTCTCCACCGACATCTTCGACGTGGTCCGCGAATACGGCAGCCTGGGCCTGGTCCGCATCGCGACCGACGCGGACAGCTTCGAGGCGCAGATCGAGTCGGCCCTGACCAGCGACAACAGCGACCGCCGCGCCCGCGCCGACGCCTACCTCAGCACCTTGTCCTGGGACCAGACCTGGGCGCGCATGGAAGCGCTGATTCAGGCGGCCGAGCACCGCCAGACCCTGCAACACGACGGAGCGGCCGATGACTGA
- the glf gene encoding UDP-galactopyranose mutase, with the protein MTERGGFDYLIVGAGFAGSVLAERLANELNLRVLIVDRRPHIGGNAYDRYDDAGILVHPYGPHIFHTNSAEVYNYLSRFTQWRPYQHRVLASVDGQLLPIPINLDTVNRLYGLSLTSFQLEEFFASVAEPIEHPRTSEDVVVGRVGRDLYNKFFRGYTRKQWGLDPSELDASVTARVPTRTNRDDRYFSDTYQAMPLHGYTRMFERMLDHPNIKVMLNTDYREIQDLVPWRYMIYTGPVDAFFDYRHGHLPYRSLEFVHETHPVEQFQPVGTVNYPNDYAYTRISEFKHITGQQHPHTSVVYEYPREGGDPYYPIPRPENAELYRLYARDAEALENVTFVGRLATYRYYNMDQVVAQALTTFRKLRERHTEATPLSPVGD; encoded by the coding sequence ATGACTGAACGCGGCGGCTTCGACTACCTGATCGTCGGAGCGGGCTTCGCCGGGTCGGTGCTGGCCGAGCGTCTGGCAAACGAGCTGAACCTGCGGGTCTTGATCGTGGACCGTCGCCCGCACATCGGTGGCAACGCCTACGACCGTTACGACGACGCCGGCATCCTGGTTCATCCGTACGGCCCGCACATCTTCCACACCAACTCGGCCGAGGTGTACAACTACCTGTCGCGCTTCACGCAGTGGCGGCCCTACCAGCACCGGGTGCTGGCCAGCGTGGACGGCCAGTTGCTGCCCATCCCCATCAACCTCGACACGGTCAACCGCCTCTACGGCCTAAGCCTCACCTCGTTCCAGCTCGAGGAGTTCTTCGCGTCGGTCGCCGAACCGATCGAGCACCCGCGCACCTCGGAGGACGTGGTGGTCGGCCGGGTGGGCCGCGACCTGTACAACAAGTTCTTCCGCGGCTACACCCGCAAGCAGTGGGGACTCGACCCGTCCGAGCTCGACGCCTCGGTCACCGCGCGCGTACCCACCCGCACCAACCGCGACGACCGCTACTTCTCGGACACCTACCAGGCGATGCCGCTGCACGGTTACACCCGCATGTTCGAGCGCATGCTGGACCACCCGAACATCAAGGTGATGCTGAACACCGACTACCGCGAGATCCAAGACCTCGTGCCGTGGCGCTACATGATCTACACCGGCCCGGTGGACGCCTTTTTCGATTACCGGCACGGTCACCTGCCCTACCGCAGCCTCGAGTTCGTGCACGAAACGCACCCGGTCGAGCAGTTCCAGCCGGTCGGCACGGTCAACTACCCCAATGACTACGCCTACACGCGCATCAGCGAGTTCAAACACATCACCGGACAGCAGCACCCGCACACCAGCGTGGTCTACGAGTACCCGCGCGAGGGGGGCGACCCGTACTACCCCATTCCCCGGCCCGAGAACGCCGAGCTCTACCGCCTGTACGCGCGCGACGCCGAGGCCCTCGAGAACGTGACCTTCGTGGGCCGACTGGCCACGTACCGCTACTACAACATGGACCAGGTGGTTGCCCAGGCCCTCACAACCTTCCGGAAGCTGCGCGAACGCCACACCGAGGCAACTCCCCTGTCCCCGGTGGGGGACTGA
- a CDS encoding alpha-amylase family glycosyl hydrolase: MLKLFAVALSALATGMALGQGTIRQLPPPAWMADASIYQIFVRNFTPEGTLKAATARLESVRDLGVNTVYLLPFHPTGQQQRKGELGSPYSVRDYLTVDPAQGSLEDFDTFLSKAHGLGLRVVMDLVFNHTAWDNPLTLTHPEYYLKNAAGKIRAPRPEWSDVAALDTSRPDVQDYLISVGKFWARAGVDGFRADVSGDLPLNFWQRFRNALKSEYPDLLLLAETGAPAIHDRAFDLSYDWEGASRVKATLAGVGRANRLFDHFANEGGVPKLRYLENHDQPRIAAGLDLPRLRAAAAILLTQPGVPLIYAGQEVGLSQQPSLFDRDPLDWSAGHPELRAWYRRLLEARKRLEPLRRGGLRLISGQPARLLAFTRHTEREKVVVLINLSGVNQTARLPWAKTWRSALDERSFPGGNLEVRPFETLLLLDR, translated from the coding sequence ATGCTCAAACTGTTTGCGGTGGCCCTGAGCGCCCTGGCAACCGGCATGGCCCTCGGGCAGGGCACCATCCGGCAACTTCCCCCACCCGCCTGGATGGCCGATGCCAGCATCTACCAGATCTTCGTGCGCAACTTTACGCCCGAAGGCACCCTGAAAGCGGCCACCGCACGCCTCGAGAGCGTGCGCGACCTGGGGGTCAACACCGTGTACCTGCTGCCCTTCCACCCGACCGGGCAGCAGCAGCGCAAGGGCGAACTGGGCAGCCCCTACAGCGTGCGCGACTACCTGACCGTGGACCCCGCGCAAGGCAGCCTCGAGGACTTTGACACGTTTTTGAGCAAGGCGCACGGCCTGGGCCTGCGGGTCGTGATGGACCTGGTGTTCAACCACACCGCCTGGGACAACCCGCTGACCCTGACCCATCCCGAGTATTACCTCAAGAACGCCGCGGGCAAGATCCGCGCGCCCCGGCCCGAATGGAGCGACGTGGCCGCGCTGGACACCTCGAGGCCGGACGTGCAGGACTACCTGATCTCGGTCGGCAAGTTCTGGGCACGTGCGGGCGTGGACGGTTTCCGTGCCGACGTGTCCGGCGACTTGCCACTGAACTTCTGGCAGCGTTTTCGCAACGCGCTCAAGTCCGAGTACCCGGACCTGCTGCTGCTGGCCGAGACCGGCGCTCCGGCCATTCACGACCGTGCCTTTGACCTGTCCTACGACTGGGAAGGGGCCAGCCGGGTAAAAGCCACGCTGGCCGGGGTAGGGCGCGCGAACCGGCTCTTTGACCACTTCGCGAACGAGGGCGGAGTCCCCAAGCTGCGCTACCTCGAGAACCACGATCAGCCGCGCATCGCGGCCGGGCTGGACCTGCCGCGCCTGCGGGCGGCGGCGGCCATCTTGCTGACCCAGCCGGGTGTCCCGCTGATCTACGCCGGACAGGAGGTGGGGCTGAGCCAGCAGCCCAGCCTGTTCGACCGCGACCCGCTCGACTGGAGCGCGGGTCATCCGGAGCTGCGCGCGTGGTACCGGCGACTGCTCGAGGCCAGAAAACGCCTCGAGCCGCTGCGGCGCGGCGGGCTGCGCCTGATTTCCGGGCAACCGGCCCGCCTGCTGGCCTTCACGCGCCATACCGAGCGCGAGAAGGTGGTGGTGCTGATCAACCTGTCCGGCGTGAACCAGACGGCCCGCCTGCCCTGGGCGAAAACCTGGCGCAGCGCCTTGGATGAGCGCAGCTTTCCCGGCGGCAACCTCGAGGTGAGACCGTTCGAGACGCTGCTGCTGCTGGACCGCTGA
- a CDS encoding ArsR/SmtB family transcription factor, translating into MPVSGSKVLVVEGETALPIIKALASETRMLILSLLSHNVMNVSELAAALGLPHSTVNFNLKQLQEAGLLSVEYEPGTRGSQKLCSKRYDEIHIKLPGVEAVTEPDVVEISMPIGTYRHLEATPTCGLASESKIIGMLDDARSFFEPDHVYAQILWFRSGFVEYAFPNNLPYGAVATGLELSMEICSEAPQYDPDWPSDITLWINDVEVGTWTSPGDFGGTRGKLTPSWWLDDQTMYGLLKRWRVTPEGAYIDGEALSEVRIAQLHLSRANHIKVRLGVKEDARNVGGLNLFGRRFGNYEQDLVMRIHYDFPGDVKRVKVR; encoded by the coding sequence ATGCCCGTTTCCGGCAGCAAAGTTCTGGTCGTCGAAGGCGAAACGGCCCTCCCGATCATCAAGGCCCTGGCCTCCGAAACCCGCATGCTGATCCTCAGCCTGCTGTCCCACAACGTCATGAACGTCTCCGAGCTCGCCGCCGCCCTGGGCCTGCCCCACTCCACCGTCAACTTCAACCTCAAGCAGCTTCAGGAGGCGGGCCTGCTCTCGGTCGAGTACGAGCCGGGCACGCGCGGCTCGCAGAAGCTCTGTTCGAAGCGCTACGACGAGATTCACATCAAGCTGCCCGGCGTGGAGGCCGTGACCGAGCCGGACGTGGTCGAGATCTCGATGCCCATCGGCACCTACCGTCACCTCGAGGCCACCCCCACCTGCGGGCTGGCCTCGGAGAGCAAGATCATCGGCATGCTCGACGATGCCCGCTCGTTTTTCGAGCCCGACCACGTCTACGCGCAGATCCTGTGGTTCCGCTCCGGCTTCGTGGAATACGCCTTTCCCAACAACCTGCCCTACGGCGCGGTCGCCACCGGCCTCGAACTGTCGATGGAGATCTGTTCCGAAGCGCCCCAGTACGATCCGGACTGGCCCTCGGACATCACCTTGTGGATCAACGACGTCGAGGTCGGTACCTGGACCAGCCCCGGCGACTTCGGCGGCACGCGCGGCAAACTCACCCCAAGCTGGTGGCTCGACGACCAGACCATGTACGGTCTGCTCAAGCGCTGGAGAGTCACTCCCGAGGGCGCGTACATCGACGGCGAGGCGCTTTCGGAGGTGCGCATCGCCCAGCTTCACCTGAGCCGCGCCAACCACATCAAGGTCCGCCTGGGCGTCAAGGAAGACGCCCGCAACGTCGGCGGCCTGAACCTGTTCGGCCGCCGCTTCGGCAACTACGAGCAGGACCTGGTCATGCGGATTCACTACGACTTTCCCGGCGACGTCAAGCGCGTCAAGGTACGCTGA
- a CDS encoding carbohydrate ABC transporter permease: MSTALPRRRPGYGQLNDSNPLVPYLYLLPHAIFFFVFVIYPVGYGVYVSLHRWDLLSESRPFVGLEYYRALFDFSTPQAQFFWKSLLNTTFFTVISVPLLVATSLGLALLLNRPILGRAFFRAVFFLPGVLTVSVMGILWRWIFDNQIGLVNAIRTDLFGNQPIPFLTTEGLAWLPIIIGTVWWTIGFNMTLYLAALGNISRSYYEAAEIDGAGTWAKFRFITLPLLAPITLFVTVTTVLASFQLFGQTLVITNGGPSRSTQSVIQFITEEAFTNYQFSSAAAMSFVFGLAMLIFTYLQFKIMARDAKGGS; the protein is encoded by the coding sequence ATGAGCACCGCCCTGCCCAGGAGGCGGCCCGGCTACGGCCAGCTCAACGACAGCAATCCGCTGGTTCCGTATCTGTATCTGCTGCCGCACGCCATCTTCTTTTTCGTGTTCGTGATCTACCCGGTGGGCTACGGCGTATATGTCAGCCTGCACCGCTGGGACCTGCTCTCCGAGAGCCGACCCTTCGTCGGCCTCGAGTACTACCGGGCCCTGTTCGACTTCTCGACGCCGCAGGCGCAGTTCTTCTGGAAGTCCCTGCTGAACACCACGTTTTTCACGGTGATCAGCGTTCCGTTGCTGGTCGCCACCTCGCTGGGGCTGGCCCTGCTGCTGAACCGTCCGATCCTGGGACGCGCCTTTTTTCGTGCGGTGTTCTTTCTGCCCGGGGTCCTGACCGTCTCGGTGATGGGTATTTTATGGCGCTGGATATTCGACAACCAGATCGGGCTGGTGAACGCCATCCGCACCGACCTGTTCGGAAACCAGCCCATTCCTTTCCTGACCACCGAGGGGCTGGCGTGGCTCCCGATCATCATCGGCACCGTGTGGTGGACTATTGGTTTCAACATGACGCTGTACCTTGCCGCCCTGGGCAACATCTCGCGCAGCTACTACGAGGCCGCCGAGATCGACGGGGCCGGCACCTGGGCCAAGTTCCGCTTTATCACGCTGCCGCTGCTCGCGCCGATCACGCTGTTCGTCACGGTCACCACCGTGCTGGCGTCGTTTCAGCTGTTTGGACAGACGCTGGTCATCACCAACGGCGGCCCCTCGAGGAGCACCCAGAGCGTCATCCAGTTCATCACCGAGGAGGCGTTTACCAACTACCAGTTCTCCTCGGCCGCCGCGATGTCGTTTGTGTTCGGACTGGCGATGCTGATCTTCACCTACTTGCAGTTCAAGATCATGGCGCGCGACGCCAAAGGGGGTAGCTGA